The following are encoded together in the Pectobacterium wasabiae CFBP 3304 genome:
- the rplA gene encoding 50S ribosomal protein L1: MAKLTKRMRVIRDKVDVTKQYDINEAVALLKELATAKFVESVDVAVNLGIDARKSDQNVRGATVLPHGTGRSVRVAVFTQGANAEAAKAAGAEFVGMEDLADQIKKGEMGFDVVIASPDAMRVVGQLGQVLGPRGLMPNPKVGTVTPNVAEAVNNAKAGQVRYRNDKNGIIHTTIGKVDFDSNKLKENLESLLIALKKAKPSQAKGVYIKKVSLSTTMGAGVAIDQSGLNAVAN; the protein is encoded by the coding sequence ATGGCTAAGCTGACCAAGCGCATGCGCGTGATCCGTGACAAAGTTGATGTAACTAAACAGTATGACATCAACGAAGCTGTTGCTCTGCTCAAAGAGCTGGCCACTGCTAAGTTCGTAGAAAGTGTAGACGTAGCCGTTAACCTCGGCATCGATGCACGTAAATCTGACCAAAACGTTCGTGGTGCAACCGTTCTGCCTCATGGTACCGGTCGTTCTGTTCGCGTAGCTGTCTTCACCCAAGGTGCAAACGCTGAAGCTGCTAAAGCTGCTGGCGCTGAATTTGTGGGCATGGAAGATCTGGCTGATCAGATCAAAAAAGGCGAAATGGGCTTTGACGTTGTTATTGCATCCCCAGATGCAATGCGCGTTGTTGGCCAATTGGGCCAGGTTCTGGGTCCACGCGGCCTGATGCCAAACCCGAAAGTGGGTACTGTAACCCCTAACGTTGCTGAAGCAGTTAATAATGCTAAAGCTGGTCAGGTTCGTTACCGTAACGACAAGAACGGCATTATCCATACCACTATCGGTAAGGTTGATTTCGATTCTAACAAATTGAAAGAAAACCTAGAGTCTTTGTTGATTGCGCTGAAAAAAGCAAAACCATCTCAGGCGAAAGGCGTGTACATCAAGAAAGTTAGCTTGTCTACCACTATGGGCGCTGGCGTTGCCATCGACCAGAGCGGTCTGAACGCTGTTGCTAACTAA
- the rpoB gene encoding DNA-directed RNA polymerase subunit beta: protein MVYSYTEKKRIRKDFGKRPQVLDIPYLLSIQLDSFQKFIEQDPEGQHGLEAAFRSVFPIKSYSGNSELQYVSYRLGEPVFDVKECQIRGVTFSAPLRVKLRLVIYEREAPEGTVKDIKEQEVYMGEIPLMTDNGTFVINGTERVIVSQLHRSPGVFFDSDKGKTHSSGKVLYNARIIPYRGSWLDFEFDPKDNLFVRIDRRRKLPATIILRALGYSTEQILDLFFDKIVYEINGNKLQMDLVPERLRGETASFDIEANGKVYIEKGRRITARHIRQLEKDGIERIEVPVEYIAGKVLSKDYIDESTGELIGAANMELSLDLLAKLSQSGHKRIETLFTNDLDHGAYMSETVRVDPSSDRLSALVEIYRMMRPGEPPTREAAETLFENLFFSEDRYDLSAVGRMKFNRSLLRDEIEGSGILSKDDIIEVMKKLIDIRNGKGEVDDIDHLGNRRIRSVGEMAENQFRVGLVRVERAVKERLSLGDLDTLMPQDMINAKPISAAVKEFFGSSQLSQFMDQNNPLSEITHKRRISALGPGGLTRERAGFEVRDVHPTHYGRVCPIETPEGPNIGLINSLSVYAQTNEYGFLETPYRRVRENVVTDEIHYLSAIEEGNFVIAQANTNLDEEGRFIDELVTCRNKGESSLFSRDQVEYMDVSTQQVVSVGASLIPFLEHDDANRALMGANMQRQAVPTLRADKPLVGTGMERAVAVDSGVTAVAKRGGTVQYVDASRIVIRVNDDEMYPGEAGIDIYNLTKYTRSNQNTCISQMPCVSLGEPVERGDVLADGPSTDLGELALGQNMRVAFMPWNGYNFEDSILVSERVVQEDRFTTIHIQELACVSRDTKLGPEEITADIPNVGEAALSKLDESGIVYIGAEVTGGDILVGKVTPKGETQLTPEEKLLRAIFGEKASDVKDSSLRVPNGVSGTIIDVQVFTRDGVEKDKRALEIEEMQLKQAKKDLTEELQILEAGLFGRIHAVLVSGGVEADKLDKLPRERWLELGLTDEDKQNQLEQLAEQYDELKHEFEKKLEAKRRKITQGDDLAPGVLKIVKVYLAVKRQIQPGDKMAGRHGNKGVISKINPIEDMPYDENGTPVDIVLNPLGVPSRMNIGQILETHLGMAAKGIGEKINAMLKQHEEVTKLREFIQRAYDLGDDVRQKVDLSTFSDEEVMRLAENLKKGMPIATPVFDGAKEKEIKELLQMGGIPTSGQITLYDGRTGEQFERQVTVGYMYMLKLNHLVDDKMHARSTGSYSLVTQQPLGGKAQFGGQRFGEMEVWALEAYGAAYTLQEMLTVKSDDVNGRTKMYKNIVDGNHQMEPGMPESFNVLLKEIRSLGINIELEEK, encoded by the coding sequence ATGGTTTACTCCTATACCGAGAAAAAACGTATTCGTAAGGATTTTGGTAAACGTCCACAAGTTTTGGACATACCTTATCTCCTTTCTATCCAACTTGACTCGTTCCAGAAGTTTATCGAGCAAGACCCGGAAGGCCAGCACGGTTTGGAAGCTGCATTCCGTTCTGTTTTCCCAATAAAAAGCTATAGCGGTAATTCAGAGCTGCAATACGTTAGCTATCGCTTAGGCGAGCCAGTATTTGACGTTAAAGAATGTCAGATCCGCGGTGTGACGTTCTCTGCGCCGCTACGCGTTAAACTGCGCCTGGTGATCTACGAGCGCGAAGCGCCTGAAGGCACCGTTAAAGACATCAAAGAACAAGAAGTTTACATGGGCGAAATTCCGCTCATGACTGATAACGGTACCTTCGTGATCAACGGTACTGAGCGTGTAATCGTGTCTCAGTTGCACCGTAGTCCAGGTGTGTTCTTCGATAGCGACAAAGGTAAAACCCACTCTTCAGGTAAGGTGCTGTATAACGCACGTATTATTCCTTACCGTGGTTCCTGGCTGGATTTCGAATTTGATCCGAAGGATAACCTGTTTGTCCGTATCGACCGTCGCCGCAAATTGCCTGCGACCATTATCCTGCGCGCGCTAGGTTACTCCACCGAACAGATTCTCGATCTTTTCTTCGATAAAATTGTCTATGAAATCAATGGCAATAAATTGCAGATGGATCTGGTTCCTGAGCGCCTGCGTGGTGAAACTGCATCGTTTGATATCGAAGCGAACGGTAAAGTTTATATCGAAAAAGGCCGCCGTATCACTGCACGTCATATCCGTCAGCTAGAGAAAGACGGCATTGAGCGCATTGAAGTGCCTGTTGAATATATCGCTGGCAAAGTACTGTCCAAAGATTATATCGACGAGAGCACCGGCGAACTGATCGGTGCAGCCAACATGGAACTGTCGCTGGATCTGCTGGCTAAACTGAGTCAGTCTGGTCACAAGCGTATTGAGACCCTGTTCACCAACGATCTTGATCACGGTGCATACATGTCTGAAACCGTGCGCGTCGATCCGTCAAGCGATCGTCTGAGCGCGCTGGTTGAAATCTATCGCATGATGCGTCCTGGTGAACCACCAACGCGTGAAGCAGCAGAAACGCTGTTCGAGAACCTGTTCTTCTCTGAAGACCGCTACGATCTGTCTGCGGTTGGCCGTATGAAGTTCAACCGTTCTTTGTTGCGTGACGAGATCGAAGGTTCCGGTATCCTGAGCAAAGATGACATCATCGAAGTGATGAAGAAGCTCATTGATATCCGTAACGGTAAAGGCGAAGTGGATGATATCGACCACCTCGGCAACCGTCGCATCCGTTCCGTCGGCGAAATGGCAGAAAACCAATTCCGCGTTGGTCTGGTGCGTGTAGAACGTGCTGTAAAAGAGCGTCTGTCTCTGGGCGACCTCGATACGCTGATGCCACAAGACATGATTAACGCCAAGCCGATTTCGGCTGCCGTGAAAGAATTCTTCGGCTCGAGCCAGTTGTCACAGTTTATGGACCAGAACAACCCACTGTCTGAGATTACGCACAAACGCCGTATCTCTGCATTGGGACCAGGTGGTCTGACGCGTGAACGTGCTGGCTTTGAAGTTCGTGACGTACACCCGACTCACTACGGTCGTGTTTGTCCTATCGAAACGCCGGAAGGTCCGAACATCGGTCTGATCAACTCCTTGTCCGTTTATGCGCAAACTAACGAATACGGTTTCCTTGAAACCCCGTATCGTCGCGTGCGTGAAAACGTGGTTACGGATGAGATCCATTACCTGTCTGCGATTGAAGAAGGTAACTTCGTTATCGCACAGGCAAACACCAATTTGGACGAAGAAGGCCGCTTCATCGACGAACTGGTTACCTGTCGTAATAAAGGTGAGTCCAGCTTGTTCAGCCGCGATCAGGTTGAATACATGGACGTTTCCACACAGCAGGTGGTTTCCGTCGGTGCATCCCTGATTCCGTTCCTGGAACACGATGACGCCAACCGTGCCCTGATGGGTGCGAACATGCAACGTCAGGCCGTTCCGACCTTACGCGCTGATAAGCCGCTGGTTGGTACGGGTATGGAACGTGCTGTTGCGGTTGACTCTGGTGTAACTGCCGTAGCCAAACGTGGTGGTACAGTACAGTACGTAGATGCATCCCGTATTGTAATCCGCGTTAATGACGATGAAATGTATCCGGGCGAAGCCGGGATCGACATTTATAACCTGACCAAATATACCCGTTCTAACCAGAACACCTGCATCAGCCAGATGCCGTGTGTGTCTCTGGGTGAGCCGGTAGAACGTGGTGATGTTCTGGCAGATGGTCCGTCCACCGATCTGGGCGAACTGGCACTGGGTCAGAACATGCGCGTGGCATTCATGCCATGGAATGGTTACAACTTCGAAGACTCCATCCTCGTTTCCGAGCGTGTGGTTCAGGAAGATCGCTTTACGACCATCCACATTCAGGAATTGGCCTGTGTGTCTCGTGACACCAAGTTAGGGCCTGAAGAAATTACTGCGGACATCCCGAACGTGGGTGAAGCAGCACTTTCCAAACTGGATGAGTCCGGCATCGTTTATATCGGTGCGGAAGTGACCGGTGGTGACATTCTGGTTGGTAAGGTAACGCCGAAAGGTGAAACCCAGCTGACGCCAGAAGAAAAACTGCTGCGTGCGATCTTCGGTGAGAAAGCGTCTGACGTTAAAGACTCTTCTCTGCGTGTACCAAACGGTGTTTCCGGTACGATCATCGATGTACAGGTCTTTACCCGCGACGGCGTGGAAAAAGACAAACGTGCGTTGGAAATCGAAGAAATGCAACTGAAGCAGGCGAAGAAAGACCTGACTGAAGAGTTGCAGATTCTGGAAGCGGGCCTGTTTGGGCGTATTCACGCCGTGCTGGTTTCTGGCGGCGTAGAAGCTGACAAACTGGACAAACTGCCGCGCGAGCGCTGGTTGGAACTGGGTCTGACTGATGAAGATAAGCAGAATCAGTTGGAACAGCTTGCAGAACAGTATGATGAGCTGAAGCACGAGTTTGAGAAAAAACTCGAAGCTAAGCGCCGTAAAATCACCCAAGGCGATGATCTGGCACCAGGCGTGCTGAAAATCGTTAAGGTTTATCTGGCTGTTAAGCGTCAGATTCAACCGGGTGACAAGATGGCAGGTCGTCACGGGAACAAAGGTGTTATCTCCAAGATCAACCCGATCGAAGATATGCCTTACGATGAGAACGGTACGCCGGTCGATATCGTACTGAACCCGCTGGGCGTACCTTCACGTATGAACATCGGTCAGATTCTGGAAACCCACTTGGGTATGGCTGCAAAAGGTATTGGCGAGAAAATCAACGCCATGCTTAAACAGCACGAAGAAGTGACCAAACTGCGTGAGTTTATCCAGAGAGCCTATGATCTGGGCGACGATGTGCGTCAAAAAGTCGACCTGAGTACTTTCTCAGACGAAGAAGTTATGCGTCTGGCTGAAAACCTGAAGAAAGGTATGCCAATTGCAACGCCAGTATTCGACGGTGCAAAAGAGAAAGAAATCAAGGAACTGTTGCAGATGGGCGGTATCCCTACCTCCGGTCAGATTACCCTGTACGATGGACGTACCGGTGAGCAATTTGAGCGTCAGGTTACAGTGGGCTACATGTACATGCTGAAACTGAACCACTTGGTTGACGATAAGATGCATGCCCGTTCCACCGGTTCTTATAGCCTGGTTACTCAGCAGCCGCTGGGTGGTAAGGCGCAGTTCGGTGGTCAACGCTTCGGTGAGATGGAAGTGTGGGCGCTGGAAGCTTATGGTGCAGCTTATACCCTGCAAGAAATGTTGACCGTTAAGTCTGATGACGTGAACGGCCGTACCAAGATGTACAAGAACATCGTGGATGGCAATCATCAGATGGAACCAGGCATGCCGGAATCCTTCAACGTATTGTTGAAAGAAATCCGTTCGCTGGGTATCAACATCGAGCTGGAAGAAAAGTAA
- the rplJ gene encoding 50S ribosomal protein L10, whose product MALNLQDKQAIVAEVSEVAKGALSAVVADSRGVTVDKMTELRKAGREAGVYMRVVRNTLLRRVVEGTQFECLKDTFVGPTLIAYSLEHPGAAARLFKEFAKANAKFEVKAAAFEGELIPAAQIDRLATLPTYEEALARLMSTMKEAAAGKLVRTLAAVRDAKEAA is encoded by the coding sequence ATGGCATTAAATCTTCAAGACAAACAAGCAATTGTTGCTGAAGTCAGCGAAGTAGCCAAAGGTGCGCTGTCTGCGGTTGTTGCGGATTCTCGTGGCGTTACCGTTGATAAAATGACCGAACTGCGTAAAGCAGGTCGTGAAGCTGGCGTTTACATGCGTGTTGTTCGTAACACCCTGCTGCGCCGCGTCGTTGAAGGTACTCAATTTGAATGCCTGAAAGACACGTTTGTTGGTCCGACCCTGATTGCATATTCTTTGGAACACCCGGGCGCTGCTGCTCGTTTGTTCAAAGAGTTCGCAAAAGCGAATGCAAAATTTGAGGTCAAAGCTGCAGCCTTTGAAGGTGAGCTGATCCCGGCGGCTCAAATTGACCGTCTGGCAACGCTGCCGACTTACGAAGAAGCACTGGCACGTCTGATGTCGACCATGAAAGAAGCCGCTGCCGGCAAACTGGTCCGCACTCTGGCTGCTGTTCGCGATGCAAAAGAAGCGGCGTAA
- the nusG gene encoding transcription termination/antitermination protein NusG produces the protein MSEAPKKRWYVVQAFSGFEGRVAQSLREHIKLHNMEELFGEVMVPTEEVVEIRGGQRRKSERKFFPGYVLVQMVMEDASWHLVRSVPRVMGFIGGTSDRPAPISDKEVDAIMNRLQQVGDKPRPKTLFEPGEMVRVNDGPFADFNGVVEEVDYEKSRLKVSVSIFGRATPVELDFAQVEKG, from the coding sequence ATGTCTGAAGCTCCAAAAAAACGTTGGTACGTCGTTCAGGCGTTTTCTGGTTTTGAAGGCCGCGTAGCGCAATCGCTGCGTGAGCACATCAAACTCCATAACATGGAAGAACTGTTTGGCGAAGTCATGGTCCCCACTGAAGAAGTCGTTGAGATCCGTGGTGGTCAGCGCCGCAAGAGCGAGCGCAAATTTTTCCCTGGCTATGTTTTGGTACAGATGGTGATGGAAGATGCGAGTTGGCATCTTGTACGTAGTGTGCCTCGTGTTATGGGGTTCATTGGTGGTACATCCGACCGTCCTGCGCCAATTAGTGACAAAGAAGTTGATGCGATTATGAATCGCCTCCAGCAAGTTGGTGACAAACCTCGTCCGAAAACGCTGTTTGAACCAGGTGAAATGGTCCGCGTTAACGATGGCCCATTTGCTGACTTTAACGGTGTTGTTGAAGAAGTGGACTATGAGAAGAGCCGCCTGAAGGTGTCTGTTTCTATATTTGGTCGTGCAACGCCTGTTGAACTGGACTTTGCCCAAGTCGAAAAAGGTTAA
- the rplK gene encoding 50S ribosomal protein L11, translated as MAKKVQAYVKLQVAAGMANPSPPVGPALGQQGVNIMEFCKAFNAKTESLEKGLPTPVVITVYSDRSFTFVTKTPPAAVLLKKAAGIKSGSGKPNKDKVGKVTSAQVREIAETKAADMTGSDVDAMARSIAGTARSMGLVVED; from the coding sequence ATGGCCAAGAAAGTACAAGCCTATGTCAAGCTGCAAGTTGCAGCTGGTATGGCTAACCCGAGCCCACCAGTAGGTCCGGCTCTGGGTCAACAAGGTGTTAACATCATGGAATTCTGTAAGGCGTTCAACGCTAAAACGGAAAGCCTTGAGAAGGGTCTACCGACTCCAGTTGTTATTACCGTTTATTCTGACCGTTCTTTCACCTTCGTTACCAAAACGCCTCCAGCAGCAGTTCTGCTGAAGAAAGCGGCTGGTATCAAGTCTGGTTCTGGCAAGCCGAACAAAGACAAAGTAGGTAAAGTAACGAGCGCTCAGGTTCGTGAAATCGCAGAAACTAAAGCTGCGGACATGACTGGTTCTGATGTAGACGCCATGGCGCGCTCTATCGCAGGTACTGCTCGTTCCATGGGCCTGGTAGTGGAGGATTAA
- the rplL gene encoding 50S ribosomal protein L7/L12, translating to MSITKDQILEAVAAMSVMDVVELVSAMEEKFGVSAAAAVAVAAGPAEVAEEKTEFDVVLKAIGANKVAVIKAVRGATGLGLKEAKDLVESAPAVMKEGVSKDDAEALKKSLEEAGAEVEVK from the coding sequence ATGTCTATCACTAAAGATCAAATTCTGGAAGCAGTAGCAGCTATGTCTGTAATGGATGTTGTTGAACTGGTTTCCGCTATGGAAGAAAAATTCGGTGTTTCTGCTGCTGCTGCTGTAGCTGTAGCTGCTGGCCCAGCTGAAGTTGCTGAAGAAAAAACTGAGTTCGACGTTGTGCTGAAAGCTATCGGCGCTAACAAAGTTGCTGTAATCAAAGCTGTTCGCGGCGCAACTGGTCTGGGCCTGAAAGAAGCCAAAGATCTGGTTGAATCTGCTCCAGCAGTGATGAAAGAAGGCGTGAGCAAAGATGACGCTGAAGCACTGAAGAAATCTCTGGAAGAAGCTGGCGCAGAAGTTGAAGTTAAATAA
- the secE gene encoding preprotein translocase subunit SecE, protein MSANTEAQNSGRGLEVIKWLVVGALLVVAIGGNSYYREFSLPLRALAVVILIAAAGGVALLTTKGKATVAFAREARTEVRKVIWPTRQETLHTTLIVAAVTAVMSLILWGLDGILVRLVSFITGLRF, encoded by the coding sequence ATGAGTGCGAATACCGAAGCTCAGAATAGTGGGCGTGGCCTGGAAGTGATTAAATGGCTAGTAGTCGGTGCCTTGCTGGTCGTTGCGATTGGCGGTAATTCTTATTACCGCGAATTTAGTCTTCCTCTGCGTGCATTGGCCGTTGTTATCCTGATCGCCGCAGCCGGTGGTGTGGCTCTGCTGACCACGAAAGGCAAAGCAACCGTAGCGTTTGCTCGCGAAGCACGTACTGAAGTGCGCAAAGTAATTTGGCCGACTCGTCAGGAAACGTTACACACCACGTTAATCGTTGCCGCGGTGACCGCCGTGATGTCACTGATTTTGTGGGGGCTGGATGGTATTCTGGTCCGTTTGGTATCGTTTATCACTGGCCTGAGGTTCTAA